The nucleotide window GAGGACAAGGCGGGAGATTACGCGGAAGACCTCGCCGCGCAGATGCTGGCGACCATCCTCGGGATTGAGTTCGATCCCGACAAGTCCTACGACGAGCGCAAGGAGGTCTGGAAGATTAGCGGCGAGTTCTACAAGACGATCAACGTGACCCAGACCGCCGTGGGGGACAAGAACGGCGTCTGGACCACGGTGGTGTCGGCCGCCGTCCTGATCCCCTAGACCCTCCTGCCCCGGCACGAGCAGGACCATGGAAATCCACCCCGAGAACTTCCTCGGCATCGGCCCCCCGGAATGCGACCTGGGCCCCGCCCGAGCCGTGCTTCTCCCCGTC belongs to Candidatus Polarisedimenticolia bacterium and includes:
- a CDS encoding pyruvoyl-dependent arginine decarboxylase: EDKAGDYAEDLAAQMLATILGIEFDPDKSYDERKEVWKISGEFYKTINVTQTAVGDKNGVWTTVVSAAVLIP